Proteins encoded within one genomic window of Humulus lupulus chromosome 1, drHumLupu1.1, whole genome shotgun sequence:
- the LOC133799651 gene encoding protein ROOT PRIMORDIUM DEFECTIVE 1: MNMTRMKLGMISMGMGSRIVGFMRNHSYQLFPPSITVRLKTTSSHYVSSRARDPTFEKFMDNYKNLLKVVSIQDLILANPQNPVVSLEFLCKLSQKLHLNRGSASFLRKYPHIFRIFYDPTKSQPLCALTNAALRIAHQESQAIAVSLPLVVNRLLRLLSMSTSKTVPLRAIFKVWRELGLPDDFEDSVLSQNPHLFKLLDGSEPGTHTLRMVDDVRNQTYSFTSAVENWRVEECCKENCGVERTEIQFSFRHGYPPGMRLSKNFKAKVKLWQSLPYVGPYEAMLPGTMRSKAAAMALEKRAVAIVHEFLSLTVEKMVEVEKISHFRKWFGIDLNIRDLFLDHPGIFYLSTKGKRHTVFLREAYDRGCLIHPNPVYHARRKLLDLVLLGRRGLVLEESSLRDVEETELLGES, from the coding sequence ATGAATATGACAAGGATGAAATTGGGAATGATTTCCATGGGCATGGGGAGCCGGATAGTGGGATTCATGAGGAATCATTCATACCAGTTGTTCCCTCCCTCCATTACTGTCCGATTGAAAACAACCTCGTCTCACTACGTGTCTTCCAGAGCTAGAGATCCCACTTTCGAGAAATTCATGGACAACTACAAGAACTTGCTCAAAGTCGTATCCATCCAAGACCTCatccttgccaatcctcaaaACCCCGTTGTTTCTCTTGAATTCCTCTGCAAGCTCTCCCAGAAGCTCCACCTCAACCGCGGCTCCGCCTCCTTCCTCCGCAAATACCCTCACATTTTCCGCATCTTCTACGACCCAACCAAGTCCCAACCCTTGTGCGCATTAACTAACGCCGCTCTTCGCATTGCCCACCAAGAATCCCAAGCCATTGCCGTCTCCCTTCCCCTCGTCGTCAATCGCCTCCTCCGCCTTCTCTCCATGTCCACCTCCAAAACGGTGCCGCTTCGAGCCATTTTCAAGGTCTGGAGGGAACTTGGGTTGCCTGATGATTTCGAGGACTCGGTACTATCCCAAAACCCTCATTTGTTCAAGCTATTAGATGGATCTGAACCCGGTACTCATACTCTTAGGATGGTTGATGATGTTAGAAATCAAACTTATTCTTTTACTTCGGCTGTAGAGAACTGGAGAGTTGAGGAGTGTTGCAAAGAGAATTGTGGTGTTGAGAGGACTGAGATTCAGTTCAGTTTTAGGCACGGATACCCTCCTGGGATGAGGCTGTCAAAGAATTTTAAGGCTAAGGTTAAGTTGTGGCAGAGTTTACCGTATGTAGGGCCATACGAGGCAATGCTTCCGGGGACAATGAGGTCAAAGGCTGCTGCCATGGCTTTGGAGAAAAGGGCAGTTGCTATAGTTCATGAATTTTTGAGTTTGACCGTTGAGAAGATGGTGGAAGTGGAGAAGATAAGTCATTTCAGGAAATGGTTTGGAATTGATCTGAATATAAGGGACTTGTTCTTGGACCACCCTGGGATTTTCTATTTGTCAACCAAGGGGAAGAGACACACTGTTTTTCTGAGAGAGGCTTATGACAGGGGATGTTTGATTCACCCCAATCCTGTTTATCATGCTAGGAGAAAGCTTCTTGATCTTGTACTTTTGGGTCGCCGAGGTTTGGTTCTTGAGGAATCCAGTTTGAGGGATGTCGAGGAGACTGAGCTTCTGGGTGAAAGCTAG
- the LOC133799661 gene encoding uncharacterized protein LOC133799661, protein MFKEVDLGLRKSLFLLYEGKPRKEEKLRKEEVACAFNDKNLKKKGDEVVVKLAIVHLLASFLFGTQTETRVDNSFFTMVDTDFVEMKKFAFGKVLWQRTRCVMRAVLKDRNAMYDYVLRKADGSLDNHSYKCYGFPIAFLIWIYETIPSCSQALCRRVNYLFPRILNWTSRGSVSYQYLVDNVLLEEEYDINVIIPTNEEMRLPILRGLSFESKFFPTNPPDDDDANPSDMH, encoded by the exons ATGTTCAAAGAGGTTGATTTAGGGCTTAGGAAATCTCTTTTTCTGTTGTATGAAGGTAAACCCAGGAAGGAAGAAAAACTTAGGAAAGAGGAGGTTGCATGTGCGTTTAATGAtaaaaatttgaagaagaaaggtgATGAGGTTGTCGTTAAGTTGGCTATTGTTCATTTGTTAGCCAGTTTTCTGTTTGGGACACAAACTGAGACTCGTGTTGACAACTCCTTCTTTACCATGGTTGATACTGATTTCGTTGAGATGAAGAAGTTTGCTTTTGGGAAAGTGTTGTGGCAAAGAACTAGGTGTGTGATGCGAGCAGTGTTGAAAGATAGGAACGCTATGTATGATTATGTTCTTAGGAAAGCAGATGGGTCACTGGATAACCATAGTTATAAGTGCTATGGTTTCCCTATTGCTTtccttatatggatatatgagacaaTTCCTTCTTGTTCTCAAGCGTTGTGTAGAAGGGTTAATTATTTGTTTCCAAGGATTCTAAATTGGACAAGCAGGGGAAGTGTGTCATACCAGTATTTGGTTGATAACGTTCTTTTGGAGGAAGAG TATGATATTAATGTCATAATCCCTACAAATGAAGAAATGAGACTGCCTATACTGAGAGGGTTGTCTTTTGAGAGTAAGTTTTTTCCAACAAATCCacctgatgatgatgatgctaatCCATCAGATATGCATTAG